From the genome of Methylomonas sp. UP202, one region includes:
- a CDS encoding M15 family metallopeptidase, protein MEDDSTDSYISRVRAIFLELGIPADLPDTRGLQLWREPERLVDVMSPGAAKPFQLGPEAAAAWTILQTAATDDGVELRLLSGFRGLDFQAQLIRRQLAQSRTLEVVLKILAPPGYSEHHSGCAVDVGTPGCPGLDEDFENTAAFAWLSEHAGRFGFTLSFPRGNRYGYIYEPWHWCYRIR, encoded by the coding sequence ATGGAAGACGACTCGACCGACTCCTACATCAGCCGTGTTAGGGCGATTTTTCTAGAGCTGGGCATTCCCGCTGACTTGCCCGACACGCGCGGGCTGCAGTTGTGGCGAGAACCGGAGCGCTTGGTGGATGTGATGTCGCCTGGCGCCGCCAAGCCGTTTCAATTAGGCCCGGAGGCCGCCGCGGCCTGGACGATCCTGCAAACGGCCGCGACCGATGATGGCGTGGAACTAAGATTGCTATCCGGCTTTCGAGGGCTGGATTTTCAAGCGCAACTGATCCGCCGCCAGTTAGCGCAAAGTCGGACGCTGGAAGTCGTTCTTAAAATATTGGCCCCACCCGGTTACAGCGAGCACCATAGCGGCTGCGCGGTAGACGTTGGCACGCCCGGCTGCCCCGGCCTGGACGAAGATTTCGAAAACACCGCCGCCTTCGCCTGGCTGTCCGAGCACGCGGGCCGATTCGGCTTCACGCTGTCGTTCCCGCGCGGCAATCGCTACGGATATATCTACGAACCTTGGCATTGGTGCTACCGGATACGGTAG
- a CDS encoding desulfoferrodoxin family protein — protein sequence MERRDFLKLSTAASVAGLAVPALGHAETKLPTPQGELFYTQESQGRWAGKAATHLPVIEISKEGGKTLVKVTTPHEMKGYEHYIVKHILLDKNFKFLAEHMLDPAKDTVPVSTFPLEGYSGALYALSVCNKHDTWLNGAEV from the coding sequence ATGGAACGTCGCGATTTTCTAAAACTGAGTACCGCCGCTTCGGTCGCCGGCCTCGCCGTCCCCGCGCTAGGTCACGCCGAAACCAAACTACCCACGCCGCAGGGCGAGCTGTTCTACACCCAAGAGTCGCAAGGTCGTTGGGCCGGCAAAGCCGCTACCCACCTGCCCGTCATCGAAATCAGCAAGGAAGGCGGCAAAACGCTGGTTAAAGTCACCACGCCGCACGAAATGAAGGGTTACGAGCACTACATCGTCAAACACATACTGCTCGATAAAAATTTTAAATTCCTCGCTGAACACATGCTGGACCCGGCCAAGGACACAGTACCGGTTTCGACCTTTCCGCTGGAAGGCTACAGCGGCGCGCTCTACGCACTCAGCGTATGCAACAAGCACGACACCTGGTTGAACGGCGCGGAGGTTTGA
- the hypD gene encoding hydrogenase formation protein HypD: protein MKYIDEFRQQDLAKQLAGAIAATVDPGRHYRLMEFCGGHTHAIFRYGVQDLMPANVEFVHGPGCPVCVLPTGRIDNAIQLVEQHDVILCTYADLMRVPASGRNSLLKAKAAGGDIRMVYSTQDALRIARENPRRPVVFFAIGFETTTPPTAVAIQQARAEGLANFSVFCNHVLTPAAMRAILDAPQPVAIDAFLGPSHVSSVIGSRPYEVFAEQYDKPIVIAGFEPLDVMQSALMLVRQLNAGRHAVENEYSRAVSRDGNLKAQTLSAEVFEPRSTFEWRGLGLISDSALQIRAEFGEFDAERRYPIPEIRASDVKGCECPAILRGAKKPQDCKLLGTVCTPENPMGSCMVSSEGACAAYWSYGRLRGASVEAG from the coding sequence ATGAAATACATCGACGAATTCCGCCAACAAGACTTGGCCAAGCAATTGGCCGGTGCGATTGCCGCAACCGTCGATCCAGGGCGGCATTACCGATTGATGGAATTTTGCGGGGGCCATACCCACGCCATTTTTCGTTACGGCGTTCAAGATTTGATGCCAGCCAACGTCGAGTTCGTGCACGGTCCGGGTTGCCCGGTTTGCGTACTGCCAACCGGCCGTATCGATAACGCCATTCAGTTGGTCGAACAACACGATGTCATCCTTTGCACCTACGCAGACTTAATGCGCGTGCCGGCCAGCGGCCGTAACAGCCTGCTGAAAGCCAAAGCCGCCGGCGGCGATATCCGGATGGTGTATTCGACGCAAGATGCGTTGCGAATCGCTCGGGAGAATCCGCGCCGGCCAGTGGTGTTTTTTGCGATCGGCTTCGAGACCACCACGCCGCCAACCGCGGTCGCGATCCAACAAGCGCGGGCCGAGGGCCTAGCCAATTTCTCGGTGTTCTGTAACCACGTGCTGACGCCGGCGGCGATGCGGGCGATTTTGGACGCGCCGCAGCCGGTGGCGATCGATGCCTTTCTCGGCCCTTCGCACGTCAGTAGCGTGATCGGTAGCCGGCCTTACGAGGTCTTTGCCGAGCAATACGATAAACCGATTGTGATCGCCGGCTTCGAGCCACTGGACGTGATGCAATCGGCGCTGATGCTGGTCCGCCAACTCAACGCCGGCCGGCACGCCGTCGAAAACGAATATAGCCGAGCCGTCAGCCGCGACGGGAACCTCAAGGCGCAAACCTTGAGCGCCGAAGTGTTCGAGCCGCGCTCGACCTTCGAATGGCGCGGTCTGGGCTTGATCTCCGACAGCGCCTTGCAAATCCGCGCCGAATTCGGCGAATTCGACGCCGAGCGGCGCTACCCGATACCGGAAATTCGCGCCAGCGACGTCAAGGGCTGCGAATGCCCGGCGATCCTGCGCGGCGCCAAAAAACCGCAAGATTGTAAACTGCTCGGCACCGTCTGCACGCCCGAGAACCCGATGGGGTCGTGCATGGTGTCGTCGGAAGGCGCATGCGCGGCCTACTGGTCGTACGGTCGCTTGCGCGGCGCATCGGTGGAGGCTGGCTAA
- a CDS encoding HypC/HybG/HupF family hydrogenase formation chaperone — translation MCLALPAQIIEIQSDQQMATASVDGVKVEVSLALVDDVVVGDYVLVHVGYALNKIDEAEALKTLALFAEAGLTAS, via the coding sequence ATGTGCCTAGCTCTACCCGCCCAGATCATAGAAATCCAATCCGATCAACAGATGGCAACGGCATCCGTGGACGGCGTCAAAGTGGAAGTGTCGCTGGCCTTGGTAGACGACGTTGTAGTCGGCGATTACGTATTGGTACATGTCGGCTATGCGCTTAATAAGATAGACGAAGCGGAGGCTCTGAAAACGTTGGCATTATTTGCCGAGGCTGGTCTGACCGCGTCATGA